The following are encoded together in the Glycine max cultivar Williams 82 chromosome 8, Glycine_max_v4.0, whole genome shotgun sequence genome:
- the LOC100791735 gene encoding uncharacterized protein yields the protein MELKFMQFSQHVLPHSPSSSQTLASALSSPSSSKTRTLVCRFVNRSSLFPTTTRLLRRTKSFEHHALFTRRGSLRRACSASLEPFSDEEFAKKIEDLALKFQLSDENTNANDLDSEDFQEISLSSLNFAEEFEPPEEIFPANIERKANSVELPFSLRIIKKKLQWKEGFREAGESAYCSVKKAFSSMVFIIRELHSFTMQMREFLFYEDLQGILERVQNEMHASFVWLFQQVFSHTPTLMVYVMILLANFTVHSMGNNAAIAAVAPPPVTSVVEAHDQRGHIQSHNIDSSSIKTFSVSNGKNTAYVGGGNGGGGKVRPAGNGTDGDGRFDRSRHGTVFSDGGASSQVYKTGDKTESVSGQEEEEELNLWNAMVEEASRMEGLDRDVMKRFVSPVMARIESDDYAEYLRTELVYQTGLSQDPSNTLLLVNYAQFLYLVVHDFDRAEELFKRAIEVEPPDAEAYNKYAKFLWKVKNDLWAAEETYLEAISADPDNAFYAADYAHFLWNTGGEDTCFPLSSPDNSKEV from the exons ATGGAACTCAAGTTTATGCAGTTTTCGCAACACGTTCTTCCTCATTCCCCTTCTTCATCTCAAACCCTCGCTTCTGCACTCTCTTCCCCTTCATCGTCCAAAACGCGAACCCTAGTGTGTCGTTTCGTGAATCGCTCGAGCCTCTTTCCGACCACCACCCGCCTTCTTCGGAGAACCAAATCGTTTGAGCACCACGCGCTTTTCACGCGCAGGGGGAGTTTGAGAAGGGCTTGCAGCGCTAGCTTGGAGCCTTTCTCCGACGAAGAGTTCGCGAAGAAGATTGAAGATCTCGCACTCAAGTTTCAGCTCTCTGATGAAAATACCAACGCGAACGATTTGGATTCGGAGGATTTTCAGGAGATTTCTCTGTCGTCGTTGAATTTCGCTGAGGAGTTCGAGCCGCCGGAGGAGATTTTTCCGGCAAACATCGAACGGAAAGCGAACAGCGTTGAGCTTCCGTTTTCGCTGaggataatcaagaagaagctgCAGTGGAAGGAAGGGTTCAGAGAGGCAGGGGAATCCGCGTATTGCTCTGTCAAGAAAGCGTTCTCTTCCATGGTTTTTATCATCAGGGAGCTTCACAGTTTCACTATGCAGATGAGGGAGTTTTTGTTCTACGAAGATCTGCAAGGGATTCTCGAAAGGGTGCAGAACGAAATGCACGCGTCCTTCGTGTGGCTGTTCCAGCAAGTTTTCTCTCACACTCCGACTCTGATGGTGTATGTGATGATTCTCCTAGCGAATTTTACGGTTCACTCAATGGGGAACAACGCCGCCATCGCCGCCGTGGCTCCGCCGCCGGTAACATCAGTCGTGGAGGCTCACGACCAAAGGGGTCATATTCAGAGTCATAACATTGATTCCTCTTCCATCAAGACGTTCTCTGTTTCGAACGGTAAAAACACAGCCTACGTCGGTGGAGGAAATGGCGGCGGCGGGAAGGTCCGTCCGGCGGGGAATGGAACCGATGGGGACGGCCGGTTCGACAGGTCGCGACACGGTACGGTATTCTCCGACGGCGGTGCTTCGTCGCAGGTATATAAAACAGGGGATAAAACAGAGTCAGTGTCAGGgcaagaggaggaggaagagttGAATCTGTGGAACGCGATGGTGGAAGAGGCTTCGAGAATGGAGGGTTTGGATCGCGATGTTATGAAACGGTTCGTTTCGCCGGTGATGGCGAGAATTGAATCCGATGACTATGCAGAGTATCTGAGAACAGAGCTTGTGTACCAAACTGGGTTGTCTCAAGACCCCAGCAACACTCTCCTCCTTGTCAACTATGCCCAGTTCCTCTACCTCGTTGTTCACGATTTTGACAG AGCGGAAGAGTTGTTCAAGAGAGCGATAGAGGTGGAGCCACCAGACGCAGAGGCATATAATAAATACGCCAAGTTTCTATGGAAAGTGAAGAACGATTTGTGGGCTGCAGAAGAAACCTATTTGGAGGCTATTTCAGCTGATCCTGATAACGCATTCTATGCTGCTGACTATGCTCATTTTTTATGGAACACTGGTGGTGAAGACACATGCTTCCCTTTATCCTCCCCAGACAACTCCAAAGAAGTTtaa